The following are encoded together in the Pseudodesulfovibrio indicus genome:
- a CDS encoding acyl-CoA thioesterase, translating into MEPKSAAESEVVMTHLVLPQDANPAGNLHGGVILKHIDTAGGVVAKRHSRRNTVTVSIDRMSFRQPAYMGELLIFKASLNHVGRSSMEIGVRVEAENLRTGEVRHTNSAYLTYVALGDDGKPTQVPPLKLETATAERRYKEAELRREMRKKEREIEEGKHAHKTQS; encoded by the coding sequence ATGGAACCGAAATCCGCCGCAGAATCCGAGGTGGTCATGACCCACCTCGTGCTGCCCCAGGACGCCAACCCCGCAGGGAACCTGCACGGCGGCGTCATACTCAAGCACATCGACACCGCGGGCGGCGTGGTGGCCAAACGCCACTCCCGCCGCAACACCGTGACCGTGTCCATCGACCGCATGTCATTCAGGCAGCCCGCCTACATGGGCGAGCTGCTCATCTTCAAGGCGAGCCTGAACCACGTGGGCCGCTCGTCCATGGAGATCGGCGTGCGCGTGGAGGCCGAAAACCTGCGCACCGGGGAAGTCCGCCACACCAACTCCGCCTACCTGACCTACGTGGCCCTGGGCGATGACGGCAAACCCACCCAGGTCCCGCCCCTGAAGCTCGAAACCGCGACCGCCGAACGGCGCTACAAGGAAGCCGAGCTGCGCCGCGAAATGCGCAAAAAGGAACGGGAAATAGAAGAAGGCAAACACGCCCACAAGACGCAGAGCTAG
- a CDS encoding potassium transporter Kup, with protein MDASEHLSGKRLAALSLAALGVVFGDIGTSPLYAIRECFHGEYGIEVSGANVLGVLSLIFWALMLIVSFKYLAMVLRADHDGEGGVLALTTLVKPRKRPLRGPAKVLVILGLFAACLLYGDGMITPAISVLSAVEGLGHITPLFKPYIVHITLVILVSLFLLQRHGTARVGSLFGPVILVWMTALGLLGLVQVVREPSVLIAIDPWHGLQFLIHNRLHGFVVLGAVFLVATGAEAIYADLGHFGRRPIRLTWFLVALPALLLNYFGQGAHLLNHPGDAYHPFYAIVPSWAIIPMVVLATLATIVASQAVITGAFSLTSQAVQLGYLPRLRVTHTSVTHKGQIYVAPVNWVLMACTVGLVLGFRSSSKLAAAYGVAVTASMLVTATLFFVVMRKRWNWSLPVAGLLTALFFTVDFSFFAANMTKILHGAWFPLVIALLVLAVMLTWERGNEILAERAQGLTLPLDRFLADIHADPPTRIPGQAVFLTRSHNIVPMAMVQNLRHNRVLHNEVVFLNIRTEDLPRVPNFEKIELERLGSGIFRIIAHFGYMEEPTVSTVFALCRDQGVTVDPENASFFLGREKLSIGEDPAMARWRANLFLFLSRNGMDPADFFNIPSTQVIEVGARLRV; from the coding sequence ATGGACGCATCCGAGCACCTCTCCGGCAAACGGCTGGCCGCCCTGTCCCTGGCGGCCCTGGGCGTGGTCTTCGGCGACATCGGCACCAGCCCGCTCTACGCCATCCGTGAATGCTTCCACGGCGAGTACGGCATCGAGGTCTCCGGGGCCAACGTGCTCGGGGTCCTGTCCCTGATCTTCTGGGCGCTGATGCTCATCGTCTCCTTCAAATACCTCGCCATGGTCCTGCGGGCCGACCACGACGGCGAGGGCGGAGTGCTCGCCCTGACCACCCTGGTGAAGCCCAGGAAGCGCCCCTTGCGCGGCCCGGCCAAGGTCCTTGTCATCCTCGGGCTGTTCGCGGCCTGCCTGCTCTACGGGGACGGCATGATCACCCCGGCCATCTCGGTGCTCAGCGCAGTGGAGGGGCTGGGCCACATCACGCCCCTGTTCAAGCCGTACATCGTGCACATCACCCTGGTCATCCTGGTCAGCCTGTTCCTGCTCCAGCGGCACGGCACCGCGCGGGTGGGCAGCCTGTTCGGCCCGGTCATCCTGGTCTGGATGACCGCCCTGGGGCTGCTCGGCCTGGTCCAGGTGGTCCGCGAGCCGTCCGTGCTCATCGCCATCGACCCCTGGCACGGGCTGCAGTTCCTGATCCACAACCGGCTGCACGGGTTCGTGGTCCTGGGCGCGGTCTTCCTGGTGGCCACCGGGGCCGAGGCCATCTACGCGGACCTGGGCCATTTCGGCCGCCGTCCCATCCGGCTGACCTGGTTCCTGGTGGCCCTGCCCGCCCTGTTGCTCAACTATTTCGGCCAGGGCGCGCATCTGCTCAACCATCCCGGGGACGCCTACCATCCGTTTTACGCCATCGTGCCTTCCTGGGCCATCATCCCCATGGTCGTGCTGGCCACCCTGGCCACCATCGTGGCCTCCCAGGCGGTCATCACCGGGGCGTTCTCCCTGACCAGCCAGGCCGTGCAGCTCGGCTACCTGCCGAGGCTGCGCGTGACCCATACCTCGGTCACCCACAAGGGGCAGATCTACGTGGCCCCGGTCAACTGGGTGCTGATGGCCTGCACCGTGGGGCTGGTCCTGGGGTTCCGCTCGTCCAGCAAGCTGGCCGCGGCCTACGGCGTGGCCGTCACCGCCAGCATGCTCGTCACCGCCACCCTGTTCTTCGTGGTCATGCGCAAGCGATGGAACTGGTCCCTGCCCGTGGCCGGGCTGCTCACCGCGCTCTTCTTCACCGTGGACTTCTCCTTCTTCGCCGCGAACATGACCAAGATACTCCACGGCGCGTGGTTCCCGCTGGTCATCGCCCTGCTCGTGCTGGCCGTGATGCTCACCTGGGAGCGGGGCAACGAGATACTGGCCGAGCGCGCCCAGGGGCTGACCCTGCCCCTGGACCGGTTCCTGGCCGACATCCACGCCGACCCGCCCACGCGCATCCCGGGCCAGGCCGTGTTCCTGACCCGCAGCCACAACATCGTACCCATGGCCATGGTCCAGAACCTGCGCCACAACCGGGTGCTGCACAACGAGGTCGTCTTCCTGAACATCCGCACCGAGGATTTGCCGCGCGTGCCCAACTTCGAGAAGATCGAACTGGAACGGCTCGGTTCCGGCATCTTTCGGATCATCGCCCACTTCGGGTACATGGAGGAACCCACGGTGAGTACCGTATTCGCCCTGTGCCGCGACCAGGGCGTCACCGTGGACCCGGAAAACGCCAGCTTCTTCCTGGGCCGCGAAAAGCTGTCCATCGGCGAAGACCCGGCCATGGCCCGCTGGCGTGCCAATCTCTTCCTGTTCCTCTCCCGCAACGGCATGGACCCCGCCGACTTCTTCAACATTCCTTCCACCCAAGTCATCGAAGTGGGCGCTAGATTGAGGGTTTGA
- a CDS encoding M24 family metallopeptidase, translating into MNNEVFQKRREELKREMDARDLPAMLVSLAANRYYLSGFELHDAQCNESSGWLVITPGDDYLFTDPRYVDAAKKAWDEKNICVYAAKKHKEIAEFLKGRGVDAMGFEPKALHLFDYDKLAEDFALTPTENIVESLRIIKDDEEIRRMDESMRLNHELFEYIQPELIPGRTEREIAWLVEKFFREHGAEGLAFSTIVGVGPNAALPHAIPGDTKLRENELVLIDTGCRYLGYNSDQTRTFWVGDTPSDRFRKTMDQVRAAQQAAIDIIRPGLPCIEAYRAAWKVFEKDGVEAMFTHGLGHGVGLETHEPPSLSRVGQGELKPGMVVTVEPGLYDPAWGGIRWEYQILVTQDGCRVM; encoded by the coding sequence ATGAACAACGAAGTCTTCCAGAAACGACGCGAGGAACTCAAGCGGGAGATGGACGCCCGCGACCTGCCCGCCATGCTCGTCTCCCTGGCCGCCAACCGGTATTACCTGAGCGGCTTCGAACTGCACGACGCCCAGTGCAACGAATCGTCCGGCTGGCTGGTCATCACCCCCGGCGACGACTACCTGTTCACCGATCCGCGCTACGTGGATGCGGCCAAAAAGGCCTGGGACGAAAAGAACATCTGCGTGTACGCGGCCAAGAAGCACAAGGAGATCGCCGAATTCCTGAAAGGGCGCGGCGTGGACGCCATGGGCTTCGAACCCAAGGCGTTGCACCTCTTCGACTACGACAAGCTGGCCGAGGACTTTGCCCTCACCCCCACCGAGAACATCGTGGAAAGCCTGCGGATCATCAAGGACGACGAGGAGATCCGGCGTATGGACGAATCCATGCGCCTGAACCACGAGCTGTTCGAGTACATCCAGCCCGAGCTTATCCCCGGCCGCACCGAACGCGAGATCGCCTGGCTGGTGGAGAAATTCTTCCGCGAACACGGAGCCGAAGGGCTGGCCTTCTCGACCATCGTGGGCGTCGGCCCCAACGCGGCCCTGCCCCACGCCATCCCCGGCGACACCAAGCTCCGTGAGAACGAGCTGGTGCTCATCGACACCGGCTGCCGCTACCTGGGCTACAACTCGGACCAGACCCGGACCTTCTGGGTGGGCGACACGCCGTCCGACCGGTTCCGCAAGACCATGGACCAGGTGCGCGCCGCCCAGCAGGCGGCCATCGACATCATCCGCCCCGGCCTGCCCTGCATCGAGGCCTACCGCGCCGCCTGGAAAGTCTTTGAAAAGGACGGCGTGGAAGCCATGTTCACCCACGGCCTGGGCCATGGCGTGGGCCTCGAAACCCACGAGCCGCCGTCCCTGTCCCGCGTGGGCCAGGGCGAACTCAAACCCGGCATGGTCGTCACCGTGGAACCCGGCCTCTACGACCCCGCCTGGGGCGGCATCCGCTGGGAATACCAGATCCTCGTCACCCAAGACGGCTGCCGCGTCATGTAA
- a CDS encoding protoporphyrinogen/coproporphyrinogen oxidase gives MKTKYLIIGAGPTGLGAAHRLMELGEHDFLILERNPHAGGLAASFRDDKGFTWDIGGHVVFSHYAYFDDLMDSLLGLDRLEHERESWVRSNSTWVPYPFQNNIRHLPKDARWECVEGLLPGNRPEARPENFGQWIETVFGPGIARHFMNPYNFKVWATPPELMQYGWIGERVSVVDLKKVLRNIILERDDVAWGPNNTFKFPLHGGTGEIFRRLAARMADRIEYGQSVAEIDAAKRTATTGQGLTVEYGTLLNTAPLDLLAGKWLVQRDETMVDAASRLTHNSVHVAGIGLDAADVSERNSRCWMYFPESDSPFYRVTNFHNYSPNNVPRPGEQLAFMCETSFSAHKPEKVDELMDRTVRGLVNSSLLRGDRVDDILTRWEIAVDYGYPVPCLERDGALRTLQPRLESMGIHSRGRFGGWKYEVANMDHSVMQGVEWAERMVQGTPEKTYTLD, from the coding sequence GTGAAAACGAAATACCTGATCATCGGCGCCGGTCCCACCGGCCTGGGCGCGGCCCACCGGCTCATGGAGCTGGGCGAGCACGATTTCCTGATCCTGGAGCGCAACCCCCACGCGGGCGGTCTGGCCGCCAGCTTCCGGGACGACAAGGGATTCACCTGGGACATCGGCGGACACGTGGTCTTTTCCCACTACGCGTATTTCGACGACCTCATGGACTCGCTGCTGGGCCTTGATCGGCTGGAGCACGAGCGCGAGTCCTGGGTCCGGTCCAACAGCACCTGGGTCCCCTACCCGTTCCAGAACAATATCCGCCATCTGCCGAAAGACGCGCGCTGGGAGTGCGTGGAGGGGTTGCTGCCGGGCAACCGGCCCGAGGCCCGGCCCGAGAATTTCGGCCAGTGGATAGAGACCGTGTTCGGCCCCGGCATCGCCCGACATTTCATGAACCCATACAACTTCAAGGTCTGGGCCACCCCGCCGGAGCTGATGCAGTACGGCTGGATAGGCGAGCGGGTCTCGGTGGTGGACCTGAAAAAGGTCCTGCGCAACATCATCCTGGAGCGCGACGATGTGGCCTGGGGGCCGAACAACACCTTCAAATTTCCGCTCCACGGCGGCACCGGCGAGATCTTCCGCCGACTGGCCGCGCGCATGGCCGACCGCATCGAGTACGGCCAGTCCGTGGCCGAAATCGACGCCGCCAAGCGCACCGCCACCACCGGGCAGGGGCTGACCGTGGAATACGGGACCCTGCTCAATACCGCGCCCCTGGACCTGCTGGCCGGGAAATGGCTCGTCCAGCGCGACGAAACCATGGTGGACGCGGCCTCCCGCCTGACCCACAACTCGGTCCACGTGGCCGGGATCGGCCTGGACGCTGCCGACGTCTCCGAACGCAACTCCCGGTGCTGGATGTATTTCCCGGAATCGGACTCGCCCTTCTACCGGGTGACCAATTTCCACAACTATTCGCCCAACAACGTCCCCCGGCCCGGCGAGCAGCTGGCCTTCATGTGCGAGACCTCCTTCTCGGCCCACAAGCCGGAAAAAGTGGATGAACTGATGGACCGCACGGTCCGGGGTCTGGTAAACTCCTCCCTGTTGCGCGGGGACCGGGTGGACGACATCCTGACCCGCTGGGAGATCGCCGTGGACTACGGCTATCCCGTGCCGTGCCTGGAACGCGACGGCGCGCTGCGCACCCTCCAGCCGAGGCTGGAATCCATGGGCATCCACTCCAGGGGCCGGTTTGGCGGCTGGAAGTACGAGGTCGCCAACATGGACCACTCGGTCATGCAGGGCGTGGAATGGGCCGAACGCATGGTGCAGGGCACACCCGAAAAAACCTACACCCTGGATTAG
- a CDS encoding tail fiber assembly protein: MPLEREPYTTYGTEWVKDADHIYREVVIVAEVDEGAKTAALAGEVRDLRDLRLALSDWTQLADCPLDETEKAAWAAYRQELRDIPQQVGFPEFVSWPAIPEA; encoded by the coding sequence GTGCCGCTTGAGCGGGAGCCGTACACCACCTACGGAACCGAATGGGTCAAGGACGCGGACCACATTTACCGTGAGGTGGTGATCGTCGCCGAGGTGGACGAGGGCGCGAAGACGGCGGCCCTGGCCGGCGAGGTGCGCGATCTGCGCGACCTGCGGCTGGCCCTGAGCGACTGGACCCAACTGGCGGACTGCCCGCTGGACGAGACGGAGAAGGCGGCCTGGGCGGCGTACCGGCAGGAACTCAGGGACATTCCCCAGCAGGTGGGGTTCCCGGAGTTCGTGTCCTGGCCGGCAATCCCGGAGGCGTAG
- a CDS encoding cupin domain-containing protein translates to MTTAREIIDRLGLIPHPEEGGWFLETHRADESLARETLPGRYDGPRVFGTAIFYLLTPDTYSHLHRLASDEIFHFYAGGPCEMLHLHPDGRGETVLFGGDLLAGQRPQVVVPKHVWQGMRLLPGAEFALMGCTVAPGFEYADYVHGDRAQLTADYPDFRDLIEILTAP, encoded by the coding sequence ATGACCACGGCACGGGAGATCATCGACCGTCTCGGCCTGATCCCGCACCCCGAGGAGGGAGGCTGGTTCCTGGAGACCCACCGCGCGGACGAGTCCCTGGCGCGCGAGACGCTGCCGGGCCGCTACGACGGACCGCGCGTCTTCGGCACGGCCATCTTCTACCTGCTCACCCCGGACACATACTCCCACCTGCACCGGCTGGCGTCCGACGAGATTTTCCACTTCTATGCGGGCGGTCCCTGCGAGATGCTCCACCTCCACCCGGACGGCAGGGGCGAGACCGTGCTCTTCGGCGGCGATCTCCTGGCCGGGCAACGGCCCCAGGTAGTGGTCCCCAAACACGTCTGGCAGGGCATGCGGCTGCTGCCGGGCGCGGAGTTCGCGCTCATGGGGTGCACCGTGGCCCCCGGCTTCGAGTACGCGGACTACGTTCACGGCGACCGCGCGCAACTGACCGCCGACTATCCCGATTTCCGGGACCTCATCGAGATTCTGACCGCTCCCTAG
- a CDS encoding SlyX family protein — protein sequence MEKRLERLESLIALQDRTIEKLSDQLYEQQKRIDGLERLAERMAGKLRTLGEQVDASGPLDVPPPHYNG from the coding sequence ATGGAAAAACGGCTTGAACGGCTGGAGAGTCTCATCGCCCTCCAGGACCGGACCATAGAGAAACTGAGCGACCAGCTCTACGAACAGCAGAAGCGGATCGACGGGCTGGAGCGATTGGCGGAACGGATGGCCGGGAAGCTCCGCACGCTGGGCGAGCAGGTGGACGCAAGCGGCCCCCTGGACGTGCCCCCGCCCCACTACAACGGCTAG
- a CDS encoding DMT family transporter — protein MKQSLSYTYFLLVVSMLLWGGTWVAGRVLAQSMHPMSAAFLRFALASVILLFMCWRADGHLPRLKANQVLPVAFLGGTGVFAYSYFFFTGLQTIAAGRAALIVACIPVCIAVLSAILYRERFGPLRVVGTLISLVGVSVVIADGNPLALLAGGVNPGDYMILGCVASWTAYTLGGRSVMKTLPPLNSVAWSSFMGTLMLLPAALSGGLAGDVTAARPVDWLCVIFLGFLATALAYFWYYRAISVIGASRAGIFINTVPVFAVVLGFLLLGEPIHLSLALGGLMVISGVYLTNRP, from the coding sequence ATGAAGCAATCACTTTCCTACACCTATTTCCTGCTGGTGGTCAGCATGCTGCTGTGGGGCGGGACCTGGGTGGCCGGGCGGGTGCTGGCCCAGTCCATGCACCCCATGTCCGCCGCCTTCCTGCGCTTCGCCCTGGCCTCCGTGATCCTGTTGTTCATGTGCTGGCGGGCCGACGGGCACCTGCCCCGGCTCAAGGCGAACCAGGTGCTGCCCGTGGCCTTTTTGGGCGGCACCGGCGTGTTCGCCTACAGCTATTTCTTCTTCACCGGGCTCCAGACCATCGCCGCCGGGCGCGCCGCGCTCATCGTGGCCTGCATCCCGGTATGCATCGCTGTGCTTTCCGCCATACTCTACCGCGAACGGTTCGGCCCGCTGCGGGTGGTCGGCACCCTGATCTCCCTGGTGGGCGTGTCCGTGGTCATCGCCGACGGCAATCCCCTGGCCCTGCTGGCGGGGGGCGTGAACCCGGGCGATTACATGATCCTCGGCTGCGTGGCCAGCTGGACCGCCTACACCCTGGGCGGACGCTCGGTGATGAAGACCCTGCCGCCGCTCAACTCCGTGGCCTGGTCGAGCTTCATGGGCACGCTGATGCTCCTGCCCGCGGCGCTATCCGGCGGGCTGGCGGGCGACGTGACCGCGGCCCGGCCCGTGGACTGGCTGTGCGTGATCTTCCTCGGCTTCCTGGCCACGGCCCTGGCCTATTTCTGGTACTACCGGGCCATCTCGGTCATCGGCGCATCGCGCGCGGGCATCTTCATCAACACGGTCCCGGTCTTCGCGGTGGTCCTCGGCTTCCTGCTCCTGGGCGAGCCCATCCACCTCTCCCTGGCCCTGGGCGGATTGATGGTCATCTCCGGCGTGTACCTGACCAACCGGCCCTGA
- a CDS encoding THUMP domain-containing class I SAM-dependent RNA methyltransferase, with protein sequence MTHFSDTGPILITCPLEIPRYLKGELEGLGFAAAEPLDAGVEVRGTLDDCMRLNLWVRTGHRVLFELKRFRAFDGDELYREIKELPWEEYIPRDGYFRVDAAIRDTTVNDSRFAGLRVKDAVADRFSEKFGSRPDSGPETSGVCLFLYWRENRATIYLDTTGDPLPRRGYRKRPHKAPMQETLAAACILASGWPELARRGGHFIAPMCGAGTLAIEAALMAMNGAPGLLRDDFAFKKIIGFDPARWDDLVGEAEDAEIPEIKGRIIATDHDPAAIEAARDNARLAGVGDFIEFAVCDFTQTEVPAGPGVVMLNPEYGMRLGDIEMLRAVYRGIGDFFKQQCGGKAGFIFTGNSELAKSVGLRTKRRRIFWNAKIECRLLEYELYEGTRKGD encoded by the coding sequence ATGACCCATTTTTCCGACACCGGACCGATCCTGATCACCTGCCCCCTGGAAATTCCCCGCTACCTGAAGGGGGAGCTCGAAGGCCTGGGCTTTGCCGCCGCCGAGCCCCTGGACGCGGGCGTGGAGGTGCGCGGCACCCTTGACGACTGCATGCGGCTGAACCTCTGGGTGCGCACCGGCCACCGGGTGCTCTTCGAGCTGAAGCGGTTCCGGGCCTTCGACGGGGACGAGCTGTACCGCGAGATCAAGGAGCTGCCGTGGGAGGAATACATCCCCCGGGACGGCTACTTCCGCGTGGACGCCGCCATCCGCGACACCACGGTCAACGACTCCCGGTTCGCCGGGCTGCGGGTCAAGGACGCGGTGGCCGACCGGTTCTCCGAGAAATTCGGCTCCCGCCCGGACTCCGGGCCGGAGACGAGCGGGGTCTGCCTGTTCCTGTACTGGCGCGAGAACCGGGCGACCATCTACCTGGACACCACGGGCGACCCGCTGCCCCGGCGGGGCTACCGCAAGCGGCCCCACAAGGCCCCCATGCAGGAAACCCTGGCCGCGGCCTGCATTCTGGCTTCGGGCTGGCCGGAGCTGGCCCGCAGGGGCGGCCACTTCATCGCCCCCATGTGCGGGGCCGGGACCCTGGCCATCGAGGCCGCGCTCATGGCCATGAACGGCGCGCCCGGCCTGCTGCGCGACGACTTCGCCTTCAAGAAGATCATCGGCTTCGACCCGGCCCGCTGGGACGACCTGGTGGGCGAGGCCGAGGACGCGGAGATCCCGGAGATCAAGGGGCGGATCATCGCCACGGACCACGACCCGGCGGCCATCGAGGCGGCCCGGGACAACGCGCGGCTGGCCGGGGTGGGCGACTTCATCGAGTTCGCGGTCTGCGACTTCACGCAGACCGAGGTCCCGGCCGGGCCGGGCGTGGTCATGCTCAACCCGGAGTACGGCATGCGGCTCGGCGACATCGAAATGCTGCGCGCGGTCTACAGAGGGATCGGCGACTTCTTCAAGCAGCAATGCGGCGGCAAGGCCGGGTTCATCTTCACCGGCAACAGCGAGCTGGCCAAGTCCGTGGGGCTGCGCACCAAGCGGCGGCGCATCTTCTGGAACGCCAAGATCGAATGCCGGCTCCTGGAATACGAACTGTACGAGGGAACCCGGAAGGGGGACTGA
- a CDS encoding Y-family DNA polymerase, translating into MTRQYALIDCNNFYASCERAFRPELVGRPVVVLSNNDGCVIARSAEAKELGIEMGTPYFKCRAMLERRGVAVFSSNYALYGDLSARVMQVLTRFCPSVEVYSIDEAFCDLTGVPGGAEAYSRRLRATVLAWTGIPVSVGIGRTKTLAKLANRFAKKQPRSRGVFDLAASPDPDRVLRWTDIGDVWGIGPKHAKRLRAMGVANALQFRELDRDWVQKKMTVTGLHTLLELRGLPCIGFSAGPQDKKTIVSSRSFGHPVTLREDMLEAVSQYTTRAAEKLRRQRSVTSSIMVFLQTNSFRLGQPQYSNALSVPLVVATAHTPTLIRAARAGMERIFRDGYQYKKCGVMLAGLEPEQGRWLNLLALPPAHRPSDEPLMRTVDALNNRWGRDTVSFAASGIKRGWRMKREMRSPGTPRSGTSS; encoded by the coding sequence ATGACCAGGCAATATGCGCTGATCGACTGCAACAATTTCTACGCCTCCTGCGAGCGGGCGTTCCGGCCGGAGCTGGTCGGCAGGCCGGTGGTGGTCTTGTCGAACAACGACGGGTGCGTGATCGCGCGCTCGGCCGAGGCCAAGGAGCTGGGCATCGAGATGGGAACGCCCTATTTCAAGTGCCGGGCCATGCTGGAGCGACGCGGCGTGGCCGTGTTCTCGTCCAACTACGCCCTGTACGGCGACCTGTCCGCGCGGGTCATGCAGGTGCTGACGCGCTTCTGCCCGTCGGTGGAGGTCTATTCCATCGACGAGGCATTCTGCGACCTGACCGGCGTGCCCGGCGGGGCCGAGGCCTATTCCCGGCGGCTGCGGGCCACGGTGCTCGCCTGGACCGGCATCCCGGTGTCCGTGGGCATCGGCCGGACCAAGACCCTGGCCAAGCTCGCCAACCGGTTCGCCAAGAAGCAGCCACGCAGCCGGGGGGTGTTCGACCTGGCCGCCAGCCCGGACCCGGACCGCGTGCTGCGCTGGACCGACATCGGCGACGTCTGGGGCATCGGCCCGAAGCACGCCAAGCGGCTGCGCGCCATGGGCGTGGCCAACGCACTCCAGTTCCGCGAGCTCGACCGCGACTGGGTGCAGAAGAAGATGACCGTGACCGGGCTGCACACCCTGCTGGAGCTGCGCGGCCTCCCCTGCATCGGCTTCTCCGCCGGGCCGCAGGACAAGAAGACCATCGTCTCGTCGCGCTCCTTCGGCCATCCCGTGACCCTGCGCGAGGACATGCTGGAGGCCGTGTCCCAGTACACCACCCGCGCGGCCGAGAAGCTGCGCCGCCAGCGGTCCGTGACCTCGTCCATCATGGTCTTTCTCCAGACCAACTCCTTCAGGCTCGGCCAGCCGCAGTATTCCAACGCCCTGTCCGTGCCGCTGGTGGTGGCCACCGCGCACACGCCCACGCTGATCCGGGCCGCCAGGGCGGGCATGGAGCGGATCTTCCGCGACGGCTACCAGTACAAGAAGTGCGGGGTCATGCTGGCCGGGCTGGAGCCGGAACAGGGCCGGTGGCTCAATCTTCTGGCCCTGCCCCCGGCCCACCGCCCAAGCGACGAACCGCTCATGCGCACGGTGGACGCCCTGAACAACCGCTGGGGCCGCGACACCGTGTCCTTCGCGGCCTCGGGCATCAAGCGCGGCTGGCGCATGAAACGGGAGATGCGCTCCCCCGGTACACCACGGTCTGGGACGAGCTCCTGA
- a CDS encoding LexA family protein, whose protein sequence is MDRYEHADLPAQGWVSLVARADGFLRLPLPLAGESVPAGFPSPADEYMERRLDLNEYLVARPEATYFVRVSGDSMLGASIHHGDILVVDRSLAPRPGNVVIAQVDGEFTVKRLRKTPSGLELAPENPDYAVIPLTEETDFQVWGVVLHVVHKV, encoded by the coding sequence ATGGATCGGTATGAACATGCGGACCTGCCTGCGCAGGGGTGGGTGAGTCTGGTGGCGCGGGCGGACGGCTTCCTCCGGCTGCCCCTGCCTTTGGCCGGGGAGTCGGTCCCGGCGGGGTTCCCGTCGCCCGCCGACGAATACATGGAACGGCGGCTCGACCTGAACGAGTACCTGGTGGCCCGTCCGGAGGCGACCTATTTCGTGCGCGTGTCCGGCGACTCCATGCTCGGCGCGTCCATCCACCACGGCGACATCCTGGTGGTGGACCGCTCCCTGGCCCCTCGGCCCGGCAACGTGGTCATCGCCCAGGTGGACGGCGAGTTCACGGTGAAACGGCTGCGCAAGACCCCGTCCGGGCTTGAGCTGGCCCCGGAGAACCCGGACTACGCGGTCATCCCCCTGACCGAGGAGACCGACTTCCAGGTCTGGGGCGTTGTCCTCCACGTGGTCCATAAGGTGTGA